The following proteins come from a genomic window of Rhizobium sp. 007:
- a CDS encoding class 1 fructose-bisphosphatase, with product MTSSTLDAFLNSHIGSGRPHCEAAAVTIRQLAAAAVTLYSTINQGAPGKAFSRERGHVGPGGDITKDLDVLADALFIDAMREAPVCLYASEELEDAALLDPKAPLAVAIDPLDGSSNIDINVCIGTIFSILPAAGDPVGEPNASFFQRGDAQLAAGFFIYGPQLALVLSLGSGTHVFVFSSGGGVFIQAHESVVVPPRTQEFAINASNYRHWDEAVRLYVDDCLKGTEGPREKEFNMRWIAAVAADAYRILMRGGVYLYPGDTRRGYGEGRLRLVYEANPIAFLIEQAGGAATDTISRILDLTPTSLHQRVPLVFGSAREVMRIGRYHTEPSNIAERAPLFSNRGLFRA from the coding sequence TCGGCAGTGGTCGCCCGCATTGCGAAGCTGCCGCCGTCACGATCCGGCAGCTGGCTGCCGCTGCGGTCACGCTCTACAGCACGATCAATCAGGGTGCGCCCGGCAAGGCCTTTTCCAGAGAACGCGGCCATGTTGGTCCAGGCGGCGACATAACAAAGGATCTCGACGTCCTGGCCGATGCCCTCTTCATCGACGCGATGCGAGAGGCGCCTGTCTGCCTCTACGCCTCCGAGGAACTCGAAGACGCAGCGCTCCTCGATCCGAAAGCTCCGCTTGCAGTCGCCATCGATCCGTTGGACGGCTCCTCGAACATCGACATAAACGTCTGCATCGGGACGATCTTCTCCATCCTCCCAGCGGCTGGTGATCCGGTCGGCGAGCCTAACGCCTCCTTCTTCCAACGAGGAGACGCCCAGCTCGCCGCCGGCTTTTTCATCTACGGCCCGCAGCTTGCGCTGGTTCTCAGCCTCGGCAGCGGCACCCACGTCTTCGTCTTTTCCTCGGGTGGCGGCGTATTCATACAAGCCCACGAAAGCGTGGTCGTTCCACCGCGGACCCAGGAATTCGCGATCAATGCCTCCAACTATCGTCATTGGGACGAGGCCGTCAGACTTTATGTCGATGATTGCCTGAAGGGGACGGAAGGGCCGCGTGAAAAGGAATTCAACATGCGGTGGATCGCGGCCGTTGCCGCCGATGCCTATCGCATCCTTATGCGCGGCGGCGTTTATCTCTATCCCGGCGACACGCGCAGGGGCTATGGCGAGGGCCGGCTGCGGCTGGTCTACGAGGCCAATCCCATCGCTTTCCTTATTGAGCAGGCCGGCGGAGCCGCCACCGACACGATCAGCCGTATTCTGGACCTCACGCCCACGTCACTGCACCAGCGCGTTCCGCTGGTCTTCGGCTCGGCGCGGGAGGTCATGCGCATTGGGCGCTACCACACCGAGCCGAGCAATATTGCCGAGCGAGCGCCGCTCTTCAGCAATCGCGGTCTCTTCAGGGCCTGA
- a CDS encoding phosphoribulokinase has product MSARHPIISITGSSGAGTTSVKRIFEQIFRREKIEAAFIEGDAFHRYDRQAMKEKVAEEERNGNPNFTHFNADANELETLEAVFDEYGRSGTGHTRTYIHDEQEAARFDVPPGSFTPWRDFPKSDLLFYEGLHGCAVTDKVNLARHADLKIGVVPVINLEWIQKIHRDREARGYSTEAVMDVILRRMPDYVRYITPQFTLTDINFQRVPIVDTSNPFIARWIPTPDESMLVIRFARPRGIDFPYLLSMIHDSFMSRANSIVVPGNKLDLAMQLILTPLIMQLIERKNRAS; this is encoded by the coding sequence ATGTCGGCAAGGCATCCCATCATTTCGATTACCGGATCGTCGGGCGCCGGAACCACGTCGGTCAAGCGGATTTTCGAGCAGATCTTCAGGCGCGAGAAAATCGAAGCGGCCTTCATCGAGGGAGACGCATTTCACCGCTACGACCGGCAGGCCATGAAGGAAAAGGTGGCCGAGGAGGAACGGAACGGCAATCCAAACTTCACCCATTTCAACGCAGATGCCAACGAACTAGAGACGCTCGAAGCCGTTTTCGACGAATATGGTCGCAGCGGCACGGGCCACACAAGGACCTATATCCACGATGAACAGGAGGCCGCGCGCTTTGACGTCCCGCCGGGCAGCTTCACGCCATGGCGCGATTTTCCGAAAAGCGACCTGCTCTTTTATGAAGGGCTGCACGGCTGCGCGGTGACGGACAAGGTCAATCTCGCCCGTCACGCCGACCTGAAGATCGGCGTCGTGCCCGTCATCAATCTCGAATGGATCCAGAAGATCCACCGTGATCGCGAAGCGCGCGGCTATTCCACGGAAGCGGTCATGGACGTCATCTTGCGGCGCATGCCCGACTATGTACGCTACATCACGCCGCAGTTCACACTGACCGATATCAACTTCCAGCGGGTGCCGATCGTCGACACCTCCAACCCGTTCATCGCGCGCTGGATCCCGACGCCTGACGAATCGATGCTCGTCATCCGCTTCGCGAGACCGCGCGGCATCGATTTCCCCTATCTGCTGTCGATGATCCACGACTCGTTCATGTCGCGCGCCAATTCCATCGTGGTGCCGGGAAACAAGCTCGATCTCGCCATGCAGCTGATCCTGACACCCCTGATCATGCAACTGATCGAACGCAAAAACCGCGCCTCATGA